In Fusobacterium canifelinum, a genomic segment contains:
- the folK gene encoding 2-amino-4-hydroxy-6-hydroxymethyldihydropteridine diphosphokinase — MDKIYIRDLEFIGYHGVFEEEKKLGQKFFVSLELTTNLREAGLNDDITKTTHYGEVSESVKKIFFQKKYDLIETLAEDIAREVLLNYPLISELKLEIKKPWAPVGIPLKDVSVEITRKWNEVYISLGSNIGNKKENLEKAIKEVANIRDTFIIKESKIIETEPFGYKEQDDFLNSCIGVKTLLAPREILKELLAIEIRMGRERKIKWGPRIIDLDIIFYGKEVIEEEDLIVPHPYMEYREFVLKPLEEIIPNFVHPLLSKRISTLRKELENEKN; from the coding sequence ATGGATAAAATTTATATAAGAGATTTAGAATTTATAGGTTATCATGGAGTTTTTGAAGAAGAAAAAAAATTAGGTCAAAAATTTTTTGTAAGTTTAGAACTTACTACTAATTTAAGAGAAGCAGGATTAAATGATGATATAACAAAAACAACTCATTATGGGGAAGTTTCAGAAAGTGTAAAGAAAATCTTTTTTCAAAAAAAATATGATTTAATAGAAACTTTGGCAGAGGATATAGCAAGAGAAGTATTACTTAATTATCCTTTGATAAGTGAGTTAAAATTAGAAATAAAGAAACCTTGGGCACCAGTTGGAATACCTCTTAAAGATGTTTCTGTAGAAATTACAAGAAAATGGAATGAGGTATATATCTCATTGGGCTCTAATATAGGAAATAAGAAAGAAAACTTAGAAAAAGCTATAAAAGAAGTGGCTAATATAAGAGATACTTTTATTATAAAAGAAAGTAAAATTATTGAAACAGAACCTTTTGGTTATAAAGAACAAGATGATTTTTTAAATTCTTGCATAGGTGTTAAAACTTTATTAGCACCAAGAGAAATTTTAAAAGAATTACTTGCTATTGAAATAAGAATGGGAAGAGAAAGAAAAATTAAATGGGGACCTAGAATCATTGATTTAGATATAATTTTCTATGGTAAGGAAGTTATAGAAGAAGAAGATTTAATAGTACCTCATCCATATATGGAGTACAGAGAGTTTGTCTTAAAACCTTTGGAAGAAATAATACCTAATTTTGTTCATCCATTACTTTCAAAGAGAATTAGCACTCTTAGAAAGGAGCTTGAAAATGAAAAAAATTAG
- the folP gene encoding dihydropteroate synthase: MKKISCGNKEIILGERTLVMGILNVTPDSFSDGGKYNNLDSAMKQAEKLILDGADIIDVGGESTRPEHVQITSEEEISRVVPIIEKISKNLNTIISIDTYKYDVAEVAIKAGANIINDIWGLQYDNGEMAELVKNSNLPIIVMHNQNDEIYNKDIMLSLREFFEKTYKIADEYGIDRDKIILDPGLGFGKNAEQNIEILSRLNELKDMGPILLGASKKRFIGKLLNDLPFDERVEGTVATTVIGIEKGVDIVRVHNVLENKRACLVADGIYRKRG, encoded by the coding sequence ATGAAAAAAATTAGTTGTGGAAACAAAGAAATTATTTTAGGAGAAAGAACCTTAGTAATGGGGATTTTAAATGTTACTCCTGATTCTTTTTCAGATGGTGGAAAATATAATAATTTAGATTCTGCAATGAAGCAAGCAGAAAAGTTAATCTTAGATGGGGCAGATATAATAGATGTAGGTGGAGAATCTACAAGACCAGAACATGTTCAGATAACATCAGAAGAAGAAATATCAAGAGTAGTACCAATTATAGAAAAGATTTCTAAAAACTTAAATACAATAATTTCTATTGATACATACAAGTATGATGTAGCAGAAGTGGCAATAAAAGCTGGAGCAAATATAATAAATGATATTTGGGGTCTACAATATGACAATGGAGAAATGGCAGAGTTAGTAAAAAATTCTAATCTTCCAATTATTGTAATGCATAATCAAAATGATGAAATTTATAATAAAGATATAATGCTATCTTTGAGAGAATTTTTTGAAAAGACATATAAGATTGCAGATGAATATGGAATTGATAGAGATAAAATAATTTTAGATCCAGGTTTAGGTTTTGGAAAAAATGCTGAACAAAATATAGAAATTTTATCAAGATTAAATGAACTAAAAGATATGGGACCTATTTTATTAGGTGCTTCTAAAAAAAGATTCATAGGTAAACTTCTTAATGATCTACCCTTTGATGAAAGAGTTGAAGGGACTGTTGCAACTACTGTGATAGGTATAGAAAAAGGAGTGGATATAGTTAGAGTCCATAATGTTTTAGAAAATAAAAGAGCCTGCCTAGTTGCAGATGGTATATATAGAAAGAGAGGATAA
- a CDS encoding BMC domain-containing protein, which translates to MVYIEREDNMEKQRTIQEYVPGKQVTLAHLIANPDRDMCVKLGLDEEKTNAIGILTITPGEAAIISADIAVKSGSIELGFLDRFSGTLLLTGDFASVESSLKAVLEFLKETLKFYICEITRS; encoded by the coding sequence ATGGTATATATAGAAAGAGAGGATAATATGGAAAAACAAAGAACGATTCAAGAGTATGTACCAGGGAAACAAGTTACACTTGCACACTTAATAGCAAACCCTGATAGAGATATGTGTGTAAAGTTAGGGCTTGATGAAGAAAAAACAAATGCTATTGGTATACTTACAATTACACCAGGGGAGGCTGCAATAATAAGTGCAGATATTGCAGTAAAATCTGGAAGTATTGAATTGGGATTTTTAGATAGATTTAGTGGAACACTTTTATTAACAGGAGATTTTGCAAGTGTAGAATCATCTCTTAAAGCAGTTTTAGAATTTTTAAAAGAAACTTTAAAGTTTTATATCTGTGAGATTACGAGGTCTTAA
- the eutP gene encoding EutP/PduV family microcompartment system protein — protein sequence MKKTMLIGRTGCGKTTLTQKLMDEEVKYKKTQAVTYKSKIIDTPGEYVENKMYYKSLLVLSSDAKIIILVQSAIDGATLFPPKFSTMFPKKEVIGIITKVDLAGADIERSKRFLVDAGATEVFTIGLNDKEGLEVIKKRLVMNES from the coding sequence ATGAAAAAGACAATGTTAATAGGTAGAACAGGTTGTGGAAAAACTACTTTAACACAAAAATTAATGGATGAGGAAGTAAAATATAAAAAGACACAGGCAGTTACATACAAAAGCAAAATTATAGATACTCCTGGGGAATATGTTGAAAATAAGATGTATTATAAATCATTATTGGTACTATCATCAGATGCTAAGATAATAATTTTAGTGCAATCAGCTATAGATGGAGCAACATTATTTCCACCAAAATTTTCAACTATGTTTCCTAAAAAAGAAGTTATAGGAATAATAACTAAAGTAGATTTAGCTGGTGCTGATATAGAAAGAAGTAAAAGATTTTTAGTGGATGCAGGAGCAACAGAGGTATTTACAATAGGTCTTAATGATAAAGAAGGCTTGGAAGTAATTAAAAAAAGGTTGGTAATGAATGAGTCTTAG
- a CDS encoding ANTAR domain-containing response regulator, producing the protein MSLRVVVVEDETLTRIDLIEILKENDYDVVGEAADGIEAVEVCKKLQPDIVLLDIKIPYISGLKVANILKEEGFKGCVIILTAYNIAEYIQEASNTIVMGYILKPIDEEIFLERLNLIYKNYRLYDDLRIEVEDTKKKLEERKVIERAKGIVMAKYTLSEEEAYKKIRDLSMQKRISMFKLSEIIILTGGLE; encoded by the coding sequence ATGAGTCTTAGAGTTGTAGTAGTGGAAGATGAAACACTTACAAGAATAGATTTAATAGAAATATTAAAAGAAAATGACTATGATGTTGTAGGAGAAGCAGCAGATGGAATAGAAGCGGTCGAAGTCTGTAAAAAATTACAACCTGATATAGTTCTTTTAGATATTAAAATACCATATATTTCTGGATTAAAAGTTGCTAATATTTTAAAAGAAGAAGGTTTTAAGGGTTGTGTCATTATACTGACTGCATATAATATAGCTGAGTACATACAAGAAGCTTCTAATACCATAGTTATGGGTTATATTTTAAAACCTATTGATGAAGAAATTTTTCTTGAAAGGTTAAATTTAATTTACAAAAACTACAGGTTATATGATGATTTAAGAATAGAAGTTGAAGATACTAAGAAAAAACTTGAGGAAAGAAAAGTTATAGAAAGAGCCAAAGGAATAGTTATGGCTAAATATACTTTATCAGAAGAAGAAGCGTATAAAAAAATACGTGATTTAAGTATGCAAAAAAGAATATCTATGTTTAAATTATCTGAAATTATTATTCTGACAGGAGGTTTGGAATAA
- a CDS encoding sensor histidine kinase, producing the protein MLKLLCKICATLTPSDIDIVEQMSNVATILSNILDMDVFLDCPTKKEDEAMVVFHARPEKNSLYSKDISGEIAYRLNEPAVFRTFETGLPSRNYKAVTQEKANVLQNILPIFNSLDEVICVIIIEYSEQQKEFFEKEYNKKAAGILIGQIDSLKDRVTEYINDGIIIFNKNGYATYANKVAKILYEKLGVPSIVGQSFENLYFERAKYSAIIETPNKYKQKEVRIFDFILNVQCLVSKINEDVKRVTLIIKDITEEKKYEEELKIKTVFIKEIHHRVKNNLQTVASLLRIQKRRVKNIETKKILDETINRILSIAITHEILSATGIDTISIKHILEILCQNYFKNNVDKSKKIEFNIEGDEFSISSDQATSVALVVNEIVQNATEHAFVTRDSGKVEIKILKGEKFSKIKISDNGVGMEANKETDSMGLLIISSLVKDKLKGNLEIRSKKDKGTTIEFDFKN; encoded by the coding sequence ATGTTAAAATTATTATGTAAAATTTGTGCCACTCTAACTCCTTCAGATATAGATATTGTTGAACAAATGTCAAATGTAGCAACAATATTAAGTAACATATTAGATATGGATGTCTTTTTAGATTGTCCTACAAAAAAAGAAGATGAAGCAATGGTAGTGTTTCATGCAAGACCTGAGAAAAATAGCCTATATAGTAAGGATATTTCTGGTGAAATAGCATATAGACTTAATGAACCAGCAGTATTTAGAACCTTTGAAACAGGTTTACCTTCAAGGAACTATAAGGCAGTAACTCAGGAAAAAGCAAATGTCTTGCAGAATATACTACCTATTTTTAATTCTCTTGATGAAGTTATTTGTGTTATTATCATTGAATACAGTGAACAACAAAAAGAGTTTTTTGAAAAGGAATACAATAAAAAAGCTGCTGGAATTTTAATAGGACAAATAGATAGCCTAAAAGATAGAGTTACTGAATATATAAATGATGGAATTATAATTTTTAATAAAAATGGTTATGCTACCTATGCAAATAAAGTTGCAAAAATTTTATATGAGAAGTTGGGAGTTCCTTCTATTGTAGGGCAAAGTTTTGAAAATCTTTACTTTGAAAGAGCTAAATATAGTGCAATAATAGAAACACCTAATAAATATAAACAAAAAGAAGTAAGAATTTTTGATTTTATCTTAAATGTTCAATGTCTAGTTAGTAAAATAAATGAAGATGTTAAAAGAGTAACTCTTATTATAAAGGATATTACAGAAGAAAAGAAATATGAAGAAGAATTAAAGATAAAAACAGTCTTTATTAAAGAAATCCATCATAGAGTAAAAAATAATTTACAGACAGTAGCAAGTTTACTTAGAATACAAAAAAGACGTGTAAAAAATATAGAAACTAAAAAGATTTTAGATGAAACTATAAATAGAATTTTAAGTATAGCAATTACACATGAAATTTTATCAGCTACTGGAATAGATACAATTTCAATAAAACATATTTTAGAAATTTTATGTCAAAATTATTTTAAAAATAATGTTGACAAATCAAAAAAAATAGAGTTTAATATAGAAGGAGATGAGTTCTCTATAAGCTCTGATCAAGCAACCTCAGTTGCCCTAGTTGTAAATGAGATTGTTCAAAATGCTACAGAACATGCTTTTGTCACAAGGGATAGTGGAAAAGTAGAAATAAAAATATTAAAAGGTGAAAAGTTTTCTAAAATAAAAATTTCTGATAATGGGGTCGGAATGGAAGCAAATAAGGAAACTGATAGTATGGGTCTTTTAATAATAAGTTCTTTGGTAAAAGATAAATTAAAGGGCAATCTTGAAATAAGAAGTAAAAAAGATAAAGGCACTACAATAGAGTTTGATTTTAAAAATTAA